One part of the Bacillus sp. FJAT-45350 genome encodes these proteins:
- a CDS encoding bile acid:sodium symporter family protein, with product MNNSFLRKVIFVLQRFLPIWIILCSVIAFVFPSLFSFLGSVTPWALAFIFLLMGMSISFDSFMAVLKKPQELLLGMAMKWMITVGISVLLAYLFFRDNASLAAGIILAGTVPSGTSANVYTLLAGGTVELSIALATIDTFIAPFMTPYLMQLFAGQFIPVSFWTLFLNIVYIVFVPIAIGVFLQWRWGNKITSIRPFFPLCSVVALLVIVVSVTSNAYESIIQYMWALPSLFLVVFIQVALPMVLSYLIAKYLCKFPEATCRALLFHVGICNTALSATLAMNHIDPLAAVPSVVNMVINLSLGALVANLLVASKKNLSQDTLKS from the coding sequence TTGAATAATAGTTTCTTACGTAAGGTTATTTTTGTACTACAACGATTTCTACCTATTTGGATAATACTTTGCTCAGTTATTGCGTTTGTGTTTCCATCATTATTTTCATTCTTAGGTAGTGTAACCCCGTGGGCTCTTGCATTTATTTTCTTATTAATGGGGATGTCTATATCATTTGATAGCTTTATGGCTGTCTTAAAAAAGCCACAAGAACTTTTACTTGGGATGGCAATGAAGTGGATGATTACAGTAGGTATTTCTGTATTGCTAGCCTATCTTTTCTTTCGAGATAATGCTAGCTTAGCAGCTGGGATCATTTTAGCAGGTACAGTACCTAGTGGTACATCAGCAAATGTATATACACTTCTCGCTGGAGGTACTGTTGAATTAAGTATTGCATTAGCAACGATTGATACATTTATTGCTCCTTTTATGACTCCGTATTTAATGCAACTCTTTGCTGGGCAATTTATTCCGGTATCATTTTGGACGTTATTTCTAAATATTGTCTATATCGTATTTGTCCCGATTGCGATAGGTGTTTTCCTTCAGTGGAGATGGGGGAATAAAATTACATCAATACGTCCTTTTTTTCCACTTTGTTCAGTTGTTGCTTTACTAGTTATTGTCGTAAGTGTTACATCAAATGCGTATGAGTCAATTATTCAATATATGTGGGCATTACCATCACTATTTTTAGTTGTATTCATACAAGTAGCACTACCTATGGTGCTAAGTTATCTCATTGCAAAATACCTTTGTAAGTTTCCTGAAGCAACCTGTCGGGCACTTTTATTCCACGTGGGTATTTGTAATACGGCATTATCAGCAACATTAGCTATGAATCATATTGATCCATTAGCAGCGGTACCTTCAGTTGTAAATATGGTAATTAATCTTTCTTTAGGTGCTCTAGTTGCAAATCTATTAGTAGCCTCTAAAAAGAATTTAAGTCAGGATACGTTAAAGAGCTGA
- a CDS encoding Zn-ribbon domain-containing OB-fold protein — translation MEMRVLTCTSCGKKMIPTKYTCPACLSNELTESVIDGHGLVYSHTTVSIAPDPFSKDVPYQVILVELENGLRVTGRLLESTVKIGDSVELKELRDSVYWFNLLKVVL, via the coding sequence ATGGAAATGAGAGTTCTCACATGTACGTCATGTGGTAAGAAAATGATTCCTACCAAGTATACATGCCCAGCATGTTTAAGTAATGAGTTGACTGAAAGTGTCATTGATGGGCATGGTTTGGTTTATTCCCATACGACTGTTTCAATCGCACCTGATCCATTTTCAAAGGATGTGCCATATCAAGTTATTTTAGTGGAACTCGAAAATGGATTACGAGTTACGGGTAGGTTACTAGAAAGTACAGTGAAAATTGGTGATAGTGTTGAATTGAAAGAACTAAGGGATTCAGTTTATTGGTTCAACCTACTAAAGGTAGTATTATAA
- a CDS encoding thiolase domain-containing protein — protein MSDVSVTGIGMTKFGKHDRTMKSLLVEACREAIIDAGKPKIDAVYIGNFMGGMLSGQEILGSIVSNELGIQGVPTAKIEGACASGGIAFRQAYLMVKHGVYDTVLVAGVEKMTQASTEKVTTAINTAMDSDTNEGVSGLTFPAFFGVTANRYMHEYGAEKKHLAMVALKNRQYASGNPKAQFQKQSSLEEIINARMITDPLGLFDCSPITDGAAAIVITRGNEGVKILASGQASGPTLLQEIPDVLQISAIGESARLAYEEANLEPKDIDVVEIHDCFTMTEIIAIEELGFFKRGEGYKAVEEGLTKHGGQFPVNTSGGLLSRGHPIGATGVAQIYQIVSQLRGNAANQVDGAKIGLAQNLGGTGAYSTVHLFAKKGV, from the coding sequence ATGAGTGATGTATCAGTAACGGGTATTGGCATGACGAAATTCGGTAAACATGACCGAACAATGAAATCATTATTGGTAGAGGCATGTCGTGAAGCAATTATTGATGCTGGAAAGCCTAAGATTGATGCTGTATATATTGGGAACTTTATGGGTGGTATGTTAAGTGGACAGGAAATACTAGGCTCGATTGTTTCTAATGAACTTGGCATACAAGGTGTACCTACTGCCAAAATCGAAGGAGCTTGTGCATCTGGAGGAATTGCTTTTCGACAAGCTTATTTGATGGTTAAGCATGGTGTCTATGACACGGTTCTTGTAGCCGGTGTTGAAAAAATGACGCAAGCTTCAACGGAAAAAGTTACTACAGCTATTAACACAGCGATGGACAGCGATACAAATGAAGGTGTTTCAGGATTAACATTTCCTGCGTTTTTTGGAGTGACTGCTAATCGTTACATGCATGAGTATGGGGCTGAAAAGAAGCATTTAGCGATGGTTGCATTGAAAAACCGTCAATATGCATCTGGAAATCCAAAGGCTCAGTTTCAAAAACAATCAAGTTTAGAAGAAATTATCAATGCTAGAATGATTACTGATCCACTTGGCTTATTTGATTGTTCACCAATAACGGATGGAGCTGCAGCTATAGTTATCACACGTGGGAATGAAGGTGTGAAAATCTTAGCATCTGGTCAAGCATCAGGACCTACATTACTTCAGGAAATACCAGATGTTTTACAAATATCAGCGATTGGTGAATCTGCTCGTCTTGCATATGAGGAAGCTAATCTTGAGCCGAAGGATATTGATGTTGTTGAAATTCACGACTGTTTCACGATGACTGAGATTATTGCTATTGAAGAGCTTGGATTTTTTAAACGTGGAGAGGGTTATAAGGCTGTAGAGGAGGGATTAACAAAACATGGTGGACAGTTTCCAGTAAATACGAGTGGCGGGTTACTTTCGAGAGGGCATCCAATTGGTGCAACTGGAGTAGCTCAAATCTATCAAATTGTCTCTCAGTTAAGAGGAAATGCAGCCAATCAAGTGGATGGAGCAAAGATTGGGTTAGCACAAAACTTAGGTGGTACCGGTGCTTATTCAACTGTCCATCTATTTGCGAAGAAAGGAGTGTAG
- a CDS encoding class I adenylate-forming enzyme family protein — METIGLLARKTCKQYANKVAVTAGEQSFTFSELSDRAQRIANGLLAKGLSKGDRVAILMSNRYECIELDLAVAFSGLVKVPLNYRLHPKEHEYILEQSGASIIIGEKELIQPIETSLPVINVGEQYENLVSTSSSSRVNVEVLEDDLYAIMYTSGTTGRPKGVMLSHRNFIAGALSLIMSCEITTEDVIGHVAPLTHGSNFLAQCSYILGNKQVVFSKFNPPEFIKDIHEEQVNIIFLVPTMVNLMIHDPSCDPSLLASLKSINMAGAPIAEEKLKKALELLGPIFVETYGQVEAPMAITCMPRHELSKRPLSCGATGPFVDMKIVNDDGEEVGQGDVGEVICFGSLVMQGYWNNEEATRDTLKDGWLHTGDLGWIDEEGYLHLVDRKKDVIISGGANIYPREVEEVLSMHEAVKETSVFGIPDDKWGEVVYAHVVLREDETVSEEELVELCKKHLASFKKPKGIQFVEQLPKSSYGKILKKEIRKEYWSENK; from the coding sequence ATGGAAACAATCGGCTTATTAGCTCGAAAAACGTGTAAGCAATATGCTAATAAAGTTGCAGTTACTGCTGGAGAGCAATCTTTTACTTTTTCTGAACTATCTGATCGTGCACAGCGAATTGCGAATGGCTTACTAGCAAAAGGACTTTCTAAAGGGGACCGGGTAGCCATTTTGATGTCTAACCGTTATGAATGTATTGAGCTTGATTTAGCGGTAGCATTCAGTGGGTTGGTGAAAGTTCCATTAAACTATCGACTTCACCCGAAGGAGCATGAATATATTCTTGAACAATCGGGTGCGTCAATCATTATCGGAGAGAAGGAACTGATTCAACCAATAGAAACATCACTTCCAGTAATAAACGTTGGTGAGCAGTATGAAAATTTAGTTTCTACTAGTTCTTCTAGTCGAGTAAATGTTGAGGTCTTAGAAGATGATTTGTATGCCATTATGTATACATCAGGAACAACAGGGCGCCCAAAAGGGGTTATGTTATCACACCGTAACTTTATTGCTGGTGCGTTATCTCTAATTATGTCATGTGAAATTACTACAGAAGATGTAATTGGTCACGTTGCTCCATTGACCCACGGGAGTAATTTTTTAGCTCAATGCTCCTATATTCTTGGAAATAAGCAGGTCGTATTTTCAAAGTTTAACCCACCGGAATTTATTAAGGATATACATGAGGAACAAGTAAATATTATTTTCCTTGTTCCGACTATGGTTAATTTGATGATTCATGACCCTTCGTGTGATCCTTCATTATTAGCTTCATTAAAGTCAATTAACATGGCAGGGGCGCCAATTGCTGAGGAAAAGCTTAAAAAGGCTCTCGAATTACTAGGTCCTATATTTGTTGAAACTTATGGGCAAGTTGAAGCACCGATGGCGATTACATGTATGCCTAGACATGAACTTTCTAAGCGTCCTTTATCATGTGGGGCAACGGGACCGTTTGTTGACATGAAGATTGTTAATGATGATGGTGAAGAAGTTGGACAAGGTGATGTAGGTGAAGTTATTTGCTTTGGCTCATTAGTAATGCAAGGATATTGGAACAATGAAGAAGCTACAAGGGATACGTTAAAAGATGGATGGTTGCATACAGGAGATTTAGGTTGGATAGATGAAGAAGGGTATCTTCATTTAGTAGATAGAAAAAAAGATGTGATTATTAGTGGTGGCGCCAATATATATCCCCGTGAAGTGGAAGAAGTGCTAAGTATGCACGAGGCGGTGAAAGAAACGTCAGTATTCGGTATACCTGATGACAAGTGGGGAGAAGTAGTATACGCCCATGTCGTTTTGCGAGAAGATGAAACAGTTAGTGAAGAAGAGTTAGTGGAGCTTTGTAAAAAACATCTAGCTAGCTTCAAAAAGCCTAAGGGCATTCAATTTGTTGAACAACTACCAAAAAGCTCTTATGGAAAGATTTTAAAAAAAGAAATACGGAAAGAGTATTGGAGTGAGAATAAATGA
- a CDS encoding PPC domain-containing DNA-binding protein produces MTQSSHSVYDKEKGKLFGCLASGEDLLAGLIAQCEVHGITSGFVTCMGSLSQVCYIHGASDAQGKPTYSQEKEVVGAIELLSGTGVIAKDESGELDIHFHGLIVNEDGTILGGHFLKNKNPVLVTIEFCIHVSDNVEAKRAFNEKAGFRLTTFNQK; encoded by the coding sequence TTGACACAATCGAGTCATTCGGTATACGACAAAGAAAAGGGAAAACTGTTTGGTTGTTTAGCTAGTGGCGAAGATTTGTTAGCTGGACTGATTGCTCAGTGTGAAGTTCATGGTATTACCTCAGGATTTGTTACATGTATGGGTTCTCTTAGTCAAGTTTGCTATATTCATGGTGCGTCTGATGCTCAAGGGAAGCCAACATATAGTCAAGAGAAGGAAGTAGTAGGAGCGATTGAGCTATTAAGTGGTACAGGGGTTATAGCTAAAGATGAGTCAGGTGAACTAGATATTCATTTTCATGGATTGATAGTTAATGAAGATGGAACAATTTTAGGAGGCCATTTTTTGAAAAATAAAAACCCAGTCTTAGTAACTATTGAGTTTTGTATTCATGTTTCAGACAATGTGGAAGCAAAAAGAGCTTTTAATGAAAAGGCTGGGTTCCGTTTAACAACGTTTAATCAGAAATAA
- a CDS encoding TRAP transporter large permease, which produces MIAIVLFGIFFLLLLINVPIAISLAAASVSTLFIFDGVRALSTLTDIMYASSARFTLLAIPFFILAGVIMEYAGISKRLIAFADSLLGHRKGGMALVTIMVAFFFAAISGSGPATVAALGTILIPALVKNGFSKESASGLLASAGSIGIIIPPSIAFIVFAVVAGDRLPVSIGRLFIAGIVPGILLGIGFLLAAYYVLKRENKGLSDLSVTSEYKPRKKSTPQEIIKSFFSAFWGLLMPFIIIGGIYGGIFTATEAAVVAVFYGLFVGIFIYREIKIPHFKNILVDSSVQTAVVMFIVASASVFAYIITKERIARTVADSLLSITENPILILLLINLILIIAGAFIDAISALYLFVPILIPIMIHLSIDPTVFGVFMVVNLAIGLFTPPVGVNLYVACGISKISLRDISKAVLPFVFAAVIVLLLVTFVPQISTFLPDLLQVK; this is translated from the coding sequence ATGATAGCAATTGTATTGTTTGGTATTTTCTTTTTACTATTATTAATTAACGTTCCCATTGCAATTTCCTTAGCAGCGGCATCCGTTTCAACCCTCTTTATATTTGATGGTGTAAGAGCACTATCTACACTAACTGATATTATGTATGCTTCCTCGGCTCGTTTTACACTATTAGCCATCCCATTTTTTATCCTAGCTGGAGTTATTATGGAGTATGCTGGTATATCGAAGCGTCTAATTGCATTTGCTGACTCATTATTAGGTCATCGCAAAGGAGGAATGGCACTAGTCACAATTATGGTAGCTTTCTTTTTTGCGGCTATTTCCGGTTCAGGGCCTGCAACAGTTGCTGCATTAGGTACGATATTAATCCCTGCCCTAGTGAAAAATGGTTTTTCCAAGGAATCCGCTTCTGGGTTATTAGCAAGTGCCGGCTCTATAGGGATTATCATTCCTCCAAGTATTGCCTTTATTGTATTTGCAGTTGTGGCAGGAGATAGATTACCTGTTTCAATTGGCCGTCTTTTTATCGCAGGTATAGTACCAGGTATCCTTCTTGGAATTGGATTTTTGCTCGCAGCTTACTATGTACTGAAACGTGAAAACAAAGGACTTTCTGATTTATCTGTAACGTCTGAATATAAACCGAGGAAAAAATCAACGCCTCAAGAAATTATCAAATCATTTTTTAGTGCATTTTGGGGCTTATTAATGCCATTTATAATTATCGGTGGTATTTATGGTGGGATTTTTACGGCTACTGAAGCTGCAGTAGTTGCTGTATTCTATGGTTTATTTGTAGGGATCTTTATTTATAGAGAAATTAAAATCCCTCATTTTAAAAATATTTTAGTAGACTCATCGGTTCAAACAGCAGTTGTTATGTTTATCGTTGCTTCTGCTTCAGTCTTTGCTTATATCATTACGAAAGAGAGAATTGCAAGAACCGTTGCGGATAGCTTATTAAGTATTACCGAAAACCCAATTCTAATATTGTTATTAATTAATCTAATTTTAATTATTGCAGGTGCTTTTATAGATGCAATTTCTGCTCTGTATTTATTTGTTCCAATTTTAATCCCAATTATGATTCACTTAAGTATCGATCCGACAGTATTTGGTGTATTCATGGTTGTGAACTTAGCTATTGGTCTTTTTACTCCACCAGTAGGGGTCAATTTATATGTAGCTTGTGGTATTTCAAAGATATCGTTACGAGACATTTCAAAAGCAGTATTACCATTTGTATTCGCAGCTGTAATTGTATTACTGTTAGTAACGTTTGTTCCGCAAATTTCTACGTTTTTACCAGATTTATTACAAGTTAAGTAG
- a CDS encoding TRAP transporter small permease has product MSKLLTYFEYSLVIFSLSVMSILTFANVISRYFINYSLSFTEEVTVNLFVLLIFTGAAIGIHRKSHLGFSLIYDLAKDSIKVILVSITGIISILIFSMVVYYTWDTIQFQMSLNQKSPALGWPQWIFSSGMLVGGALCLIRSIQVTVAEILTIVREGRKTT; this is encoded by the coding sequence ATGAGTAAACTACTTACATATTTTGAATACAGTTTAGTTATATTTAGCTTGTCAGTAATGTCAATTCTTACCTTTGCTAATGTAATAAGCCGTTATTTTATCAACTATTCCCTTTCATTTACAGAAGAAGTGACTGTTAATCTATTTGTATTACTAATTTTTACAGGAGCTGCAATTGGAATTCATCGTAAATCTCATCTTGGTTTTAGTTTGATATATGACTTAGCGAAAGATTCAATTAAAGTCATTTTAGTATCAATCACTGGAATTATTAGTATTTTAATTTTCTCAATGGTCGTTTATTACACTTGGGATACGATTCAATTTCAAATGAGTTTAAATCAAAAATCACCTGCCCTTGGTTGGCCGCAATGGATCTTTTCATCGGGAATGCTTGTTGGAGGAGCATTATGTTTGATCCGTTCAATACAAGTTACAGTGGCTGAAATTCTTACAATTGTAAGAGAGGGGAGGAAGACAACATGA
- a CDS encoding DctP family TRAP transporter solute-binding subunit, with product MRERKLWLSLLVAMMLLVLAACGGQSTGGDAEPDQGESQDGTSSDEPTDTYNLSMSVTTGEASTWFLGAEKFAEELSALTDGRFEIDVVGDEQLSGGNQQTGIEMLLRGNTDLSYHSTIIYSIIDERFGAVSAPFLFTDLDEADAALAGSGGEALNEILREIGVEPLGYGENGFRQITNDVRPIENVEDIKDLKVRIPGISMYIDLFRALGADPTSMAFAEVFTSLQQGTIDGQENPIDVIHSSRLNEVQQYISMWNYSYDPLVLGMNKELFESLHPSDQEAVREAAALANAYQKELNRERSADLIEELKESGMEFSYLSDEQLDGFREKVEVIYDEYESVWGAELLEAFRGN from the coding sequence ATGAGAGAAAGAAAGTTATGGCTTTCACTACTAGTTGCTATGATGCTATTAGTTTTAGCTGCATGTGGTGGGCAATCAACTGGTGGAGATGCTGAGCCAGACCAAGGAGAAAGTCAGGATGGTACTAGTTCTGATGAACCAACAGATACATATAACCTAAGCATGTCTGTAACTACAGGTGAAGCATCTACTTGGTTCTTAGGTGCTGAGAAGTTTGCTGAAGAGTTAAGTGCTCTGACGGATGGACGTTTTGAGATTGATGTTGTTGGCGATGAGCAGTTATCTGGTGGAAATCAACAAACAGGTATCGAAATGTTATTACGTGGAAATACAGATCTTTCTTATCACTCAACAATTATTTATTCAATTATTGATGAGCGTTTTGGAGCTGTAAGTGCACCGTTCTTGTTCACAGATTTAGACGAAGCGGATGCAGCTCTTGCAGGTTCTGGTGGAGAAGCATTAAATGAAATTTTACGTGAAATTGGTGTAGAGCCTTTAGGCTATGGTGAAAATGGCTTCCGTCAAATCACAAATGATGTTCGTCCAATTGAAAATGTAGAAGACATTAAAGATTTAAAAGTTCGTATTCCTGGTATTAGCATGTATATTGATTTATTTAGAGCATTAGGTGCTGACCCGACGTCAATGGCATTTGCTGAAGTCTTTACATCACTTCAACAAGGTACAATTGACGGACAAGAAAATCCTATCGATGTTATTCATTCGTCTCGTTTAAATGAAGTTCAACAATATATTTCAATGTGGAACTATTCATATGATCCACTTGTACTTGGAATGAATAAAGAATTATTTGAATCACTTCATCCTTCTGATCAAGAAGCTGTACGTGAAGCTGCAGCTTTAGCAAACGCTTATCAAAAAGAATTAAACCGTGAGCGTTCAGCTGACTTAATTGAAGAGTTAAAGGAAAGCGGAATGGAATTTTCATACCTTTCTGATGAACAGTTAGATGGTTTCAGAGAAAAAGTAGAAGTAATCTATGATGAATATGAGTCTGTCTGGGGTGCAGAGTTACTAGAAGCATTCAGAGGCAACTAA
- a CDS encoding transcriptional regulator, whose translation MIKVAAIITPDMVGNTKEIIKRYDDIEITIDIFRNPEDVIELVNTYMEEHDILLFGGPIPYLVALNYLKENQIQGTKPMVYVPYNEISIYRGLFKMVERMKVSSKQPITFSIDYPAESEIRECLEELEISIEKTFTKECGSNQNLDELVTFHYHLWSNNHVEAAITSVYTVYEKLLALNVPVYRISPAKSSIRNTLERAILEGKSLQHAQSQIAIGIIGVKNQKESNNNHTSEYQVKRRKLALQQLLIDFGEEIQALIDWSESGEIRFITTRGQIERITKHFKEISILQEIRQKLQLETYLGIGFGETAYDAELKAHEALSKARFIEYGSCFIVEIDGYVHGPIGDKSQLRYSIRSDDPELIAIAKKAGLSVGTINKLLSFTEFSTEKKFTTNDLATGFGITLRSARRILSKLELNDFVKIIGEEQPISRGRPRQIYKQTIQIQSFKS comes from the coding sequence ATGATAAAAGTTGCAGCGATAATCACGCCTGATATGGTGGGGAATACAAAAGAAATAATTAAGAGGTATGATGATATTGAAATTACTATTGATATATTTCGAAATCCAGAAGATGTTATCGAACTTGTAAACACCTATATGGAGGAGCACGATATACTACTGTTTGGTGGACCGATACCTTATTTAGTAGCTCTAAATTATTTAAAGGAAAATCAAATTCAAGGCACAAAACCAATGGTTTATGTACCATATAATGAAATATCAATTTATCGTGGGCTCTTTAAAATGGTTGAAAGAATGAAAGTGAGCTCAAAGCAACCAATTACATTTAGTATTGATTATCCTGCAGAATCTGAGATAAGAGAATGTCTAGAAGAATTAGAAATTAGTATAGAAAAAACATTTACAAAAGAATGTGGATCGAATCAAAACTTGGATGAATTGGTTACCTTCCATTATCATCTATGGTCAAATAACCATGTAGAGGCAGCCATTACTAGTGTTTATACTGTTTATGAGAAATTACTAGCCTTAAACGTACCTGTATATCGAATATCACCAGCTAAATCTTCTATTCGAAATACATTAGAACGAGCGATATTAGAAGGGAAATCATTACAACATGCTCAAAGTCAGATTGCGATAGGGATCATTGGAGTGAAGAATCAGAAAGAATCAAACAATAACCATACTTCTGAATATCAAGTTAAGCGACGAAAACTTGCATTGCAACAGCTATTAATAGATTTTGGAGAAGAAATACAAGCGTTAATTGATTGGTCAGAAAGTGGTGAGATTCGCTTTATTACAACAAGAGGTCAAATAGAAAGAATCACTAAACATTTCAAAGAAATTAGTATTTTACAAGAAATTCGACAAAAACTTCAGTTGGAAACGTATTTAGGAATTGGCTTTGGAGAGACTGCCTATGATGCAGAACTAAAAGCACATGAAGCTTTATCAAAGGCAAGGTTCATTGAGTATGGAAGTTGTTTTATTGTTGAGATAGATGGATATGTTCATGGTCCAATAGGAGATAAATCTCAGCTAAGGTATTCAATAAGAAGCGATGATCCAGAGTTAATTGCAATTGCGAAAAAAGCTGGTTTGAGTGTTGGTACAATTAATAAATTACTTTCCTTTACAGAGTTTTCAACGGAGAAAAAATTTACAACAAATGATTTAGCTACTGGCTTTGGAATTACCTTGCGAAGTGCTAGGAGAATATTGAGTAAGCTTGAATTAAATGATTTCGTCAAAATAATTGGAGAAGAACAGCCAATTAGTAGGGGAAGACCAAGGCAAATATATAAACAAACAATACAGATTCAGAGTTTTAAGTCGTAG